One stretch of Oncorhynchus clarkii lewisi isolate Uvic-CL-2024 chromosome 3, UVic_Ocla_1.0, whole genome shotgun sequence DNA includes these proteins:
- the LOC139386131 gene encoding M-zodatoxin-Lt4b-like yields the protein MRDIVALLVLLCLGLIGAEIQNIVTENEISSETQNVVTENEISSETQNTVTENEISSETQNTVTENEISSETQNVVTENEISSETQNVVTENEISSEIHVEVQRVKSEDLGDLGRSCQPSLLMEIGAIKSTVANLQTEKEVQRSQLSTTVTELKNVEGRLSTTETELRKLEGRLSTTVTELRNVEGRLSTTVTELRNVEGRLSTTVTELRNVEGRLSTTVTELRNVEGRLSTTVTELKNVEGRLSTTVTELRNVEGRLSTTVTELRNVEEAFSTMH from the exons ATGAGGGATATTGTAGCTCTGCTGGTGTTGCTGTGCTTGGGTCTGATTGGGGCAGAGATACAGAACATAGTCACAGAGAATGAGATCAGTTCAGAGACACAGAACGTAGTCACAGAGAATGAGATCAGTTCAGAGACACAGAACACAGTCACAGAGAATGAGATCAGTTCAGAGACACAGAACACAGTCACAGAGAATGAGATCAGTTCAGAGACACAGAACGTAGTCACAGAGAATGAGATCAGTTCAGAGACACAGAACGTAGTCACAGAGAATGAGATCAGTTCAGAGATACATGTTGAGGTACAGAGGGTTAAGAGTGAGGACCTAGGAGACTTAGGGAGAAGCTGCCAGCCATCCTTGCTGATGGAGATTGGAGCTATAAAGTCTACAGTGGCTAacctacagacagagaaagaag TTCAAAGATCCCAGCTGAGCACCACAGTGACTGAGCTGAAAAACGTGGAGGGTAGACTGAGCACCACAGAGACTGAGCTGAGAAAGTTGGAGGGTAGACTGAGCACCACAGTGACTGAGCTGAGAAACGTGGAGGGTAGACTGAGCACCACAGTGACTGAGCTGAGAAACGTGGAGGGTAGACTGAGCACCACAGTGACTGAGCTGAGAAACGTGGAGGGTAGACTGAGCACCACAGTGACTGAGCTGAGAAATGTGGAGGGTAGACTGAGCACCACAGTGACTGAGCTGAAAAACGTGGAGGGTAGACTGAGCACCACAGTGACTGAGCTGAGAAATGTGGAGGGTAGACTGAGCACCACAGTGACTGAGCTGAGAAATGTGGAGG AAGCTTTCAGCACTATGCATTAG